In a genomic window of Candidatus Bathyarchaeota archaeon:
- a CDS encoding HAD family hydrolase: MPIKAVIFDYIGTLVNCKGYSMSASEDTLHSALAAQGFETEKKQFLDAYNLAHQKYRRVRYEEHREVTNAIWVSEALQSLGFDVSKEDAHMKAALNVFFQAFIDTLELRAGAKKLLDQTISRCKVGLISNFTYAPVIHKSLRRIGISQYFSVIVVSEENGWRKPSGKIFQDTLSRLQVQAEEAIYIGDSPIEDIQGAKEAGLKAMFVPSQFNKLKDLQSIKLQPDYIAKNLLNVNQNLQALLSA, from the coding sequence ATGCCCATTAAAGCAGTGATTTTTGACTACATCGGAACCTTGGTGAACTGCAAAGGCTACAGCATGTCAGCCTCAGAAGACACCCTACACTCCGCCTTAGCGGCACAGGGGTTTGAAACCGAGAAGAAACAGTTTTTGGACGCTTACAATTTGGCGCATCAGAAGTACCGCAGAGTCCGCTATGAAGAGCACCGCGAAGTGACCAATGCAATTTGGGTGTCAGAAGCTCTACAGTCATTGGGGTTTGACGTTTCAAAAGAGGATGCACATATGAAGGCGGCGCTTAACGTCTTTTTCCAAGCCTTCATTGACACACTTGAGTTGCGGGCTGGAGCAAAAAAACTCCTTGACCAAACTATCAGCAGATGCAAAGTGGGATTGATCTCAAACTTCACCTATGCACCCGTCATTCATAAGAGCCTTCGAAGAATCGGCATAAGCCAATATTTCAGTGTAATTGTGGTGTCAGAGGAGAATGGGTGGCGTAAACCCAGCGGTAAAATTTTCCAAGACACCCTTAGTCGCCTTCAGGTGCAAGCAGAAGAGGCAATCTACATCGGGGATAGTCCCATTGAGGATATCCAAGGCGCCAAAGAAGCGGGGTTGAAAGCAATGTTTGTGCCATCACAGTTCAACAAGCTAAAAGACCTTCAATCAATCAAACTACAACCAGACTACATCGCAAAAAACTTGCTAAACGTTAACCAAAACCTACAGGCACTGCTTTCGGCATAG
- a CDS encoding Mrp/NBP35 family ATP-binding protein: MAIDPRTSVIETRLSKIRRIIAVSSGKGGVGKSMVATGLALSLAEEGCRVGLFDLDFTGPSTHIILGAPNNLQPKEDRGLIPPTLEGLEYMSLVYFVGDNPAPLRGADVSNALIELLAITQWGELDYLIIDMPPGIGDAVLDLVRLVRRIEFLIVTTPSLLAFEVVKKQARLLYELHMSIIGVIENMKQTPSDAIRTQTQKLGLSYLGSIPYDPKVEDAIGKPKQLLSTALGTALTDIKKTAAKGKRHAH, encoded by the coding sequence ATGGCGATTGACCCCCGAACAAGCGTAATTGAAACCCGTTTATCCAAAATAAGACGAATTATCGCTGTTTCCAGCGGCAAAGGAGGCGTCGGCAAAAGCATGGTCGCCACCGGGTTAGCGTTGTCACTTGCTGAGGAAGGCTGCCGTGTCGGCTTATTTGACCTTGACTTCACAGGACCCTCAACTCACATCATTTTGGGCGCCCCAAACAACCTTCAGCCCAAAGAAGACCGCGGCCTCATCCCCCCAACACTGGAGGGTTTAGAGTACATGTCGCTGGTTTACTTTGTTGGCGACAATCCCGCACCTCTGCGTGGCGCCGACGTCTCCAATGCGCTTATCGAGTTACTTGCAATTACGCAGTGGGGCGAACTGGACTATCTCATTATTGACATGCCACCAGGCATAGGAGATGCCGTGTTGGATTTAGTGCGACTGGTTAGGCGCATCGAGTTTCTCATAGTTACAACGCCGTCGCTGTTAGCGTTTGAAGTTGTCAAGAAACAGGCACGGCTGCTATACGAACTCCACATGAGCATCATCGGCGTCATTGAAAATATGAAACAAACCCCCTCCGACGCCATCCGAACCCAAACTCAAAAGCTTGGGCTAAGTTACCTTGGCTCCATACCCTACGACCCAAAAGTAGAAGACGCTATAGGAAAACCCAAACAATTATTATCCACCGCGCTTGGAACAGCACTAACTGACATCAAAAAAACTGCAGCTAAAGGAAAACGCCATGCCCATTAA
- the hypA gene encoding hydrogenase nickel incorporation protein HypA has product MHEWALAESILASARQIALQEDLESVTEVTIKVGELQQVEPPILRFALSQLKDGLFADTKFHILKAKSTLKCRVCGEKWQFSLKSLDKATAEAIHFVPEAAHTYVKCPKCGSPDFEIETGRGVWLQDIKGVK; this is encoded by the coding sequence ATGCATGAATGGGCGCTGGCTGAATCGATTCTTGCTTCTGCTAGGCAGATAGCTTTGCAGGAAGACTTAGAGTCAGTTACGGAAGTTACCATCAAAGTGGGGGAACTCCAACAGGTGGAGCCGCCGATTTTGCGGTTTGCGCTCTCGCAACTAAAAGACGGTTTGTTTGCAGACACAAAATTTCACATCCTCAAGGCAAAATCCACGCTTAAATGCCGTGTCTGCGGAGAAAAATGGCAGTTTAGCCTAAAGAGCCTCGATAAAGCCACCGCGGAAGCGATTCATTTTGTGCCTGAAGCCGCACACACATACGTCAAGTGCCCTAAATGTGGCAGCCCCGACTTTGAAATCGAGACTGGACGCGGAGTTTGGCTTCAAGACATAAAAGGGGTTAAATAA
- a CDS encoding endonuclease Q family protein, translating to MRVIADLHIHGRFSRATSEQMSISEIAKYAQIKGLTLVGTGDFTHPEWLKEIQGATTPDADTGLLKLAASDSPVRFMLQTEVCTIFDYKGESKKVHHVILTPSIETATQINERLQNFGSLSADGRPILDVSAPQLVEEVMEASGDNMVFPAHVWTPWFSIFGAFSGFDTVEDCYQDMAKHIHALETGLSSDPPMNWRLSKLDRYALLSNSDCHSFWPWRIGREANVFDLENFSYKAVIDAIAANDPARFRFTIETDPAYGKYHWTGHRNCKISMSPQEAIKFGNVCPVCRRKLTKGVEQRVEELADRPSDYKREVAPGFLRLLPLSEVIAAVLGTETPSTQAVWKNYNLLTARFGNEYSVLIDAPLDAMAQVVDPAVAKAVVNVREGTAKVTPGYDGVYGQLVLGIEAQKAKPKPPAPPKVQQRSMSDFW from the coding sequence GTGCGAGTTATAGCTGACCTCCATATTCATGGCCGATTTAGCCGAGCAACCAGCGAACAAATGAGCATTTCTGAAATTGCAAAATACGCCCAAATCAAAGGCCTAACCCTCGTCGGCACAGGCGACTTTACCCATCCTGAGTGGCTAAAAGAAATCCAAGGAGCCACCACCCCCGACGCCGATACAGGTCTGCTTAAGCTTGCGGCTTCTGATTCGCCAGTGCGGTTTATGCTTCAAACCGAAGTCTGCACCATATTTGACTACAAAGGCGAATCCAAAAAAGTCCACCACGTCATCCTAACCCCCAGCATAGAAACCGCCACCCAAATCAACGAGCGTCTCCAAAACTTTGGCAGTTTAAGCGCCGACGGACGCCCCATCCTTGACGTGTCCGCGCCTCAACTTGTTGAAGAAGTTATGGAGGCTTCAGGGGATAACATGGTTTTTCCTGCGCATGTTTGGACGCCTTGGTTTAGCATCTTTGGCGCCTTTAGCGGGTTTGACACGGTTGAAGACTGCTATCAGGACATGGCTAAACATATACACGCGCTCGAAACGGGTTTGAGCAGTGACCCGCCGATGAATTGGCGCCTAAGCAAACTTGACCGTTACGCCTTGCTTTCTAACAGTGACTGCCACAGCTTTTGGCCTTGGCGTATCGGCAGAGAAGCAAACGTGTTTGACCTCGAAAACTTCTCCTACAAAGCCGTTATCGATGCTATAGCCGCCAACGACCCCGCAAGATTCAGGTTCACCATCGAAACCGACCCTGCCTATGGCAAGTACCACTGGACGGGACATCGAAACTGTAAAATCTCCATGTCACCCCAAGAAGCCATCAAATTCGGTAACGTTTGCCCCGTTTGCCGCCGAAAACTCACCAAAGGCGTCGAACAACGAGTAGAAGAACTCGCCGACCGCCCAAGCGACTATAAGCGTGAGGTTGCGCCAGGTTTTCTGCGGTTACTACCCCTCTCTGAGGTGATTGCGGCGGTACTTGGAACAGAAACCCCCTCCACACAGGCAGTCTGGAAAAACTACAATCTGCTAACCGCAAGGTTTGGCAACGAATACTCGGTGCTCATTGATGCTCCCTTAGACGCGATGGCTCAGGTTGTGGACCCCGCTGTAGCGAAGGCAGTTGTGAATGTCCGCGAGGGCACCGCGAAGGTCACGCCGGGTTACGATGGAGTTTATGGACAACTGGTTTTGGGAATCGAAGCGCAGAAAGCTAAGCCTAAGCCGCCTGCTCCGCCTAAAGTGCAGCAGAGAAGTATGAGTGACTTTTGGTAA
- a CDS encoding TldD/PmbA family protein translates to MIDVLTRITNAASQRFGAQYAEARAQKLYKTSLSLKEERVEAAKQGIENGVALRVLVDGAWGFASVGSFDAVVLENAVSDACRMAKLASTRLKTPTKLAPAKTITDNVKSTPQKNPSDIAMEDKIQTALTINKTILGFDGKIKSCNVDYLDLTGSSTFVNSEGTQITQDKLYVWARITASAAENGVFTFSREEIGSTAGYELFDQQPPDALGLKVATRAVQQLRAKAPKGGKFPVVLGPNVVGVFVHEAFGHLAEADLALSGGVLADNLGKKIGSNLVTFYDDGTLPGSFGAFKYDDEGVPSQKTLLIKDGVVSGLMHNRDTAQKFGAAPTGNARAEDFRVEPIIRMRCTYMAPRDQTLEELLEGVKSGYYFKSFRGGQANLDGTFQVGIQEGYEIQNGEVGAPVRDASISGSTLETLLKVDGVGKDFVIDPGRCGKGQTAFICDGGPHIRVNEVIVGGSA, encoded by the coding sequence TTGATAGACGTTCTCACTCGTATCACCAATGCTGCTTCTCAACGGTTCGGCGCACAATACGCTGAAGCCCGCGCACAGAAACTCTACAAAACCAGCCTCAGCCTCAAAGAGGAACGCGTCGAAGCCGCCAAACAAGGCATCGAAAACGGCGTCGCACTCCGCGTGCTCGTTGACGGCGCATGGGGATTCGCTTCGGTAGGTTCCTTTGACGCAGTGGTTTTGGAAAATGCAGTTTCGGATGCCTGTCGCATGGCAAAATTGGCTAGCACACGCCTAAAAACCCCCACAAAACTAGCCCCCGCCAAAACCATAACCGACAACGTCAAGTCAACACCCCAAAAGAACCCCTCCGACATCGCCATGGAAGACAAAATCCAAACAGCGCTCACCATAAACAAAACCATACTGGGGTTTGATGGCAAAATCAAAAGCTGCAACGTCGACTACCTTGACCTAACGGGTAGCAGCACCTTTGTGAATAGTGAAGGCACCCAAATCACGCAGGATAAACTCTACGTTTGGGCACGCATAACCGCCTCAGCCGCCGAGAATGGCGTGTTTACGTTTAGCCGCGAAGAAATCGGCTCCACCGCAGGCTACGAACTCTTCGACCAGCAACCCCCCGACGCTTTAGGCTTAAAGGTGGCGACGCGGGCAGTTCAACAACTCCGTGCCAAAGCGCCTAAAGGCGGCAAATTCCCCGTCGTTTTAGGCCCCAACGTGGTGGGCGTGTTTGTGCATGAAGCGTTTGGGCACCTTGCCGAGGCGGATTTAGCGCTCTCTGGCGGTGTATTAGCAGATAACCTGGGTAAAAAAATCGGCTCCAACCTCGTCACCTTCTACGACGACGGCACCTTGCCTGGGTCATTTGGCGCATTCAAATACGACGACGAAGGTGTCCCCTCACAGAAAACCCTACTTATCAAAGACGGCGTCGTCTCGGGGCTAATGCATAACCGCGATACTGCTCAAAAATTCGGCGCAGCTCCTACCGGCAATGCGCGTGCTGAGGACTTTCGGGTTGAACCCATTATTCGTATGCGTTGCACCTATATGGCACCTCGAGACCAAACTCTCGAAGAACTCCTCGAAGGCGTCAAATCAGGTTACTACTTTAAGAGCTTCCGAGGCGGACAAGCCAATCTCGACGGCACTTTCCAAGTGGGTATTCAGGAAGGCTACGAAATCCAAAATGGCGAAGTCGGCGCACCCGTCCGCGACGCATCCATTAGCGGCAGCACCTTGGAGACGTTACTTAAGGTGGATGGTGTGGGAAAAGATTTTGTGATTGATCCGGGACGCTGTGGGAAGGGGCAGACAGCGTTTATCTGTGACGGTGGACCGCACATACGAGTAAACGAGGTGATTGTCGGTGGCAGTGCTTGA
- a CDS encoding TldD/PmbA family protein encodes MAVLEKNIMLSLAENAVKAALSKGAQEAEAYVYEGQATNIGIELGQINKTNKIIDHGLGIRVASNKAIGFAYTNIVDDPQAIDQAVTSALGAAKASKPDPNWNGLAPNKPYTQTKGTYDSEILSLESEELVKVAATMLDAATAVDKHVFPIEGGIGGAYIANAIANSNGVSGFDRGTIIECSLATLAREGNKVTPVCFEFDASRSHKVNPEWVGKEAAKLAVSAMKTKPVETKAGKVIFTQFALQDLLSYTLMNAIKADSVQRGQSPFKGKLGTQVASSNLTIYDDGLYAGGLRTWMFDGEGVPHQKTPVIENGILKNFLYDNYSARKDSKESTGNASRAGYLSTPGIDTTNFHILPGKASEAEMLKDIDDGLIVYYLQGAHSSNPVSGEFSVVATPAWKIRKGEITHASSGVMLAGNIFELLKNVAVVGANERQMGSIISPWLVVDNLRVIGK; translated from the coding sequence GTGGCAGTGCTTGAAAAAAACATAATGCTCAGCCTAGCCGAAAACGCAGTGAAAGCGGCACTCAGCAAAGGCGCCCAAGAAGCCGAAGCCTACGTCTACGAGGGACAGGCAACAAACATCGGCATCGAGCTGGGGCAAATTAACAAAACAAACAAAATCATAGATCACGGATTAGGCATCCGCGTCGCCTCAAACAAAGCCATCGGCTTCGCCTACACCAACATAGTTGATGACCCCCAAGCCATCGACCAAGCCGTAACCAGCGCGTTGGGCGCTGCAAAAGCCAGCAAACCCGACCCTAACTGGAATGGACTTGCCCCAAACAAACCCTACACCCAAACCAAAGGCACCTATGATTCTGAAATCCTCTCGTTGGAGTCGGAGGAACTCGTTAAAGTCGCTGCAACTATGCTTGACGCAGCAACCGCTGTGGATAAACATGTTTTTCCCATCGAAGGCGGCATAGGCGGCGCCTACATCGCAAACGCCATCGCTAACTCTAACGGCGTCTCAGGCTTTGACCGCGGCACCATAATCGAATGCAGCCTCGCCACCCTCGCCAGAGAAGGCAACAAGGTAACACCAGTATGCTTCGAGTTTGACGCCTCAAGAAGCCACAAAGTAAACCCTGAATGGGTAGGCAAAGAAGCTGCAAAGCTCGCGGTTTCGGCTATGAAAACCAAGCCCGTAGAAACCAAAGCAGGCAAAGTAATCTTTACCCAGTTTGCACTGCAAGATTTGCTGTCATACACTTTGATGAACGCCATTAAAGCTGACAGTGTACAGAGGGGGCAGTCGCCTTTCAAAGGCAAATTGGGTACGCAAGTCGCCTCAAGCAACCTCACAATCTACGATGACGGTTTGTATGCGGGTGGTTTGCGGACTTGGATGTTTGACGGCGAAGGCGTACCGCACCAAAAGACTCCCGTAATCGAAAACGGCATCCTGAAAAACTTCCTCTACGATAACTATTCCGCCAGAAAAGACAGTAAAGAAAGCACTGGCAACGCATCTCGCGCAGGCTACCTCTCAACGCCGGGTATAGACACAACAAACTTCCATATTCTACCCGGCAAAGCATCTGAGGCTGAAATGCTAAAAGACATCGATGACGGCTTAATTGTGTACTACCTTCAAGGTGCCCATAGCAGCAACCCTGTAAGCGGTGAATTCTCTGTGGTTGCAACGCCTGCGTGGAAAATCCGAAAGGGCGAAATAACCCATGCCTCAAGCGGCGTCATGTTGGCTGGCAACATCTTTGAACTCCTCAAAAACGTTGCTGTCGTTGGCGCAAACGAACGGCAGATGGGCAGCATAATTTCGCCTTGGCTTGTGGTTGATAACTTGCGAGTTATCGGGAAATAG
- a CDS encoding glycosyltransferase family 4 protein, translating to MQNKLSVMMLSWEYPPRVIGGISPHIYFLSKYLAQQDVKVYVVTCDFPDAPAHEVIDGVEVYRVDSYKNPSPDFATWVYLMNMNMQKETAAIMRKIGGKIDVIHAHDWLVANAGIGLKHIFRKPLLVTMHSTELGRRDGLHTTAERMIHETEAWLTYEAWKVICCSDYMISHVKYAFGLPNDKLVMVPNGVNTQGYDNITEDCQQFRSKFALPEEKVVLFVGRLVYEKGIHVLINAVPKILSKVNAKFIIVGSGYMKEQLLNIVRSMGLEHKVMFQGFMDEATLLRLQKCADVSVVPSLFEPFGIVALEAMAAKSPVVASDTGGLSEIIQHDVTGVKVFPNNPDSLAWGITKVLLDDNYARALSENAYRVVQQRYDWGKIAEQTKRIYEGVLGEYSKSFWA from the coding sequence ATGCAGAATAAACTCTCGGTGATGATGCTAAGTTGGGAGTACCCGCCCAGAGTCATCGGAGGCATCTCACCCCACATCTACTTCCTATCCAAATACTTAGCTCAACAAGACGTCAAAGTCTACGTAGTAACCTGCGATTTCCCCGACGCACCAGCCCACGAAGTCATCGACGGCGTCGAAGTCTACAGAGTCGACTCCTACAAGAACCCTTCACCTGACTTCGCCACATGGGTCTACCTCATGAACATGAACATGCAAAAAGAAACCGCAGCCATCATGCGCAAAATCGGCGGTAAAATCGACGTCATCCACGCCCACGACTGGCTAGTCGCAAACGCAGGCATAGGTCTCAAACACATCTTCCGCAAACCCCTCTTAGTCACCATGCACTCTACCGAGCTGGGTCGCCGCGACGGCTTACACACCACCGCCGAGCGGATGATTCATGAAACCGAAGCTTGGCTCACCTACGAGGCTTGGAAAGTCATCTGCTGCAGCGATTACATGATATCCCATGTCAAATACGCTTTTGGCTTACCCAACGACAAACTGGTTATGGTCCCTAACGGCGTCAACACGCAAGGATACGACAACATAACGGAAGATTGCCAGCAGTTCCGCAGCAAATTTGCGCTCCCCGAAGAAAAAGTTGTCCTCTTTGTAGGCAGACTAGTCTACGAAAAAGGTATCCATGTGCTCATTAACGCAGTGCCCAAGATCCTTAGTAAAGTCAACGCCAAATTCATCATCGTCGGCAGCGGCTACATGAAGGAACAACTTCTAAACATCGTTCGCAGCATGGGTTTGGAGCATAAGGTAATGTTTCAAGGCTTTATGGATGAGGCTACATTGCTTCGGCTACAGAAATGTGCAGACGTGTCGGTTGTGCCTTCGCTGTTTGAGCCGTTTGGCATCGTCGCGCTAGAAGCTATGGCGGCAAAAAGCCCCGTGGTTGCCTCAGATACAGGCGGTTTATCCGAAATCATACAGCATGATGTTACAGGCGTCAAGGTGTTTCCTAATAATCCTGATTCGTTGGCATGGGGTATAACCAAGGTTTTGCTTGATGACAATTACGCGCGGGCTTTGAGTGAAAACGCTTACCGCGTGGTGCAGCAACGGTACGATTGGGGAAAAATCGCAGAGCAGACTAAACGCATCTACGAAGGGGTTTTAGGGGAGTACTCCAAGAGTTTTTGGGCATAA
- a CDS encoding glycosyltransferase, translating into MRSIIFSWEYPPRVVGQLAGYVKALATQLAANKVDIKVVTYDDMATSQTQEPSGVTTSRVTNPVRTHIGVLTWVLTLNQEVERATANIYYDYKGQIDLIDVYDWHFIPAAVALKNALGIPFVYSVESLEDHRSPNASSSYNMAIKSIEWLGFYEATKANVKSKWMKEEITRIYKVPEDKIVVIAPDSSTWIKDVLKLYNSVAEANKNAE; encoded by the coding sequence ATGCGCTCCATAATTTTTTCTTGGGAATATCCGCCACGGGTTGTAGGTCAATTGGCAGGGTACGTTAAAGCCCTCGCCACCCAGCTAGCAGCAAACAAAGTAGACATAAAAGTCGTAACCTACGATGACATGGCAACAAGCCAAACCCAAGAGCCCAGCGGCGTAACCACCAGCCGCGTAACCAACCCAGTACGCACCCACATCGGCGTCTTAACATGGGTACTCACATTAAACCAAGAAGTCGAACGCGCCACAGCAAACATCTACTACGACTACAAGGGACAAATCGACCTCATAGACGTGTATGATTGGCATTTTATCCCAGCCGCGGTCGCCCTAAAAAACGCGTTAGGCATCCCCTTTGTTTACTCAGTAGAAAGTTTAGAAGACCACCGTTCACCAAACGCTAGCTCCTCATATAACATGGCGATTAAAAGCATCGAGTGGCTAGGCTTCTACGAAGCGACAAAGGCAAACGTGAAATCAAAATGGATGAAAGAAGAAATCACGCGTATCTACAAGGTGCCAGAAGACAAAATCGTTGTAATCGCACCTGATTCAAGCACATGGATAAAAGATGTTCTAAAACTCTACAACAGCGTGGCGGAGGCAAACAAGAATGCAGAATAA
- a CDS encoding alpha-amylase yields MTDVVFVFEVHQPHRLKRSLFWENKIFRRQTKGELFDYYFNREADREIFKRAARKCYFPSNQIILDVIDRHKHDRKQAKFSFSLSGVFLEQCEMYNKDLLESFKQLAASGGAEFLDQTYYHSIASLYPQKEEFIEQVKLHKQTIKDLLGYTPHIFENTELLYNNTIAKTVEGLGYRGIYTEGVERILGEKSPNFIYTPKGAKKIRVLLRNYKLTDDIGFRFSARWWPEWPLTADKYAKWLATTKGEVINIFPDYETFGEHHWPETGIHSFLQHLPDELLKYDHLRMVTPTEVIDKHISAGEIDVPEAEGTVSWADVQRDQTGWLGNVMQWAYFTTLRRLEPFVHESEDPEFLRLWRDFQISDHLYYMFTAGGGPGEVHSYFSPYESPMDAFVAAQTLLNDFEARLRLAVLAANEPFLFHTGDGEKYNTGAMAWSLRGFIKALEKVDVAAVEFHFKNGDFQSWAEYSLKDPHLAATIKALKASEQEGEKLRKELIEATKKRYMTQSKQVMDATRLF; encoded by the coding sequence ATGACTGATGTTGTGTTTGTCTTCGAGGTTCACCAGCCACACAGGCTAAAACGCAGCCTGTTTTGGGAAAACAAGATTTTTCGCCGCCAAACAAAAGGCGAACTATTTGATTATTACTTTAACCGCGAAGCGGACCGCGAAATCTTTAAGCGAGCCGCGCGCAAATGCTATTTTCCCTCAAACCAAATCATACTCGACGTCATAGACCGACACAAACACGACCGTAAACAAGCCAAATTCAGCTTCAGCCTCTCAGGAGTTTTCCTCGAACAATGCGAGATGTACAACAAAGACCTGCTGGAAAGTTTTAAGCAGTTAGCAGCGTCGGGCGGCGCAGAGTTTTTAGACCAAACCTACTATCACTCCATCGCCAGCCTCTACCCCCAAAAAGAAGAATTCATCGAACAAGTCAAACTGCACAAACAAACCATCAAAGACCTGCTTGGTTACACACCACACATTTTTGAAAACACTGAATTACTCTACAACAACACCATCGCCAAAACCGTCGAGGGCTTAGGCTACCGAGGTATCTACACCGAAGGGGTAGAGAGAATTTTGGGCGAAAAATCCCCCAACTTCATCTACACACCAAAAGGAGCCAAAAAAATCCGCGTGCTACTGCGAAATTACAAGTTAACTGATGACATTGGCTTTCGGTTTTCAGCGCGTTGGTGGCCTGAGTGGCCGTTGACCGCCGACAAATACGCCAAATGGTTAGCCACCACCAAAGGCGAAGTTATCAACATATTCCCCGACTACGAAACCTTCGGTGAACATCACTGGCCCGAAACCGGCATTCACAGTTTCCTCCAACACCTCCCCGATGAACTCCTCAAATACGACCACCTACGCATGGTGACACCCACCGAGGTAATTGACAAGCATATCTCTGCTGGCGAAATCGATGTCCCCGAAGCTGAGGGCACCGTTTCTTGGGCAGATGTACAACGAGACCAAACCGGCTGGCTGGGCAACGTGATGCAATGGGCATACTTCACGACGCTGCGTAGGCTAGAACCGTTTGTGCATGAATCTGAGGATCCTGAGTTTCTGCGGTTATGGCGGGACTTCCAGATAAGCGACCACCTCTATTACATGTTCACGGCAGGCGGCGGACCCGGAGAAGTCCACTCCTACTTCAGCCCCTACGAATCCCCAATGGATGCATTCGTGGCAGCACAAACCCTGCTAAACGATTTTGAAGCCAGACTACGCCTAGCAGTTTTGGCAGCCAACGAGCCTTTCCTGTTCCACACTGGAGATGGTGAAAAATACAATACGGGCGCTATGGCGTGGAGCCTGCGGGGCTTTATAAAAGCACTAGAAAAGGTTGATGTTGCAGCGGTGGAGTTTCACTTCAAAAATGGCGATTTCCAAAGCTGGGCGGAATACTCACTAAAAGACCCCCACTTAGCAGCCACAATCAAGGCGCTGAAAGCTTCAGAACAAGAAGGCGAAAAACTCCGCAAAGAACTGATTGAAGCCACCAAGAAACGCTACATGACTCAGAGTAAACAGGTAATGGATGCCACGCGGCTGTTCTAA
- a CDS encoding winged helix-turn-helix domain-containing protein produces the protein MAEGNEEIYSTMFSSLKHPVRRKILRILADKPLTFSEMLGLLDVSSSNLTYHLENLGELVTKDDAGRYRLSTFGLAAVGTMKIVEEAPPIQPKTRAMLSFKWKTVIGAVLIALVVFASFAVVEYGALNQTASERDSIQAKYNQLLAWSATTDRAITFLENVAQIDTSKYQATLLSRTVESRADLGGAIEEIVTYALTSSNSKLDVVFRFRNNQLSRYQLITLEGSPIYAQAQPHSVLEKAKDLLSRLGAYEDKGYLANMSSLLSLVDNPQNIEIKEGNQKLSATFQDNNAQITITYTQNDVDFSPKSLSLTYENGDLKQVIDGWFLFTVGDTSVKISADRAAELAKTAIDNFSWTAEGKTISGFKVLSEPASVVFHPNTKGGLALYPQWLVTFNLDGVYAGNVDSIMVEVWADSGEIAQITPTS, from the coding sequence TTGGCTGAGGGCAACGAAGAAATTTACTCCACCATGTTTAGTTCTCTTAAGCATCCCGTCCGCCGAAAAATCCTTCGCATCCTAGCCGACAAGCCCCTGACCTTCTCAGAAATGCTTGGGTTACTAGACGTTTCTAGTTCCAACTTAACTTATCACCTTGAGAACCTCGGCGAATTAGTTACTAAAGACGACGCTGGTCGCTATCGGCTCTCAACGTTTGGTTTAGCCGCCGTGGGCACTATGAAAATCGTTGAGGAAGCCCCGCCTATTCAACCCAAAACCCGCGCCATGTTGTCTTTTAAATGGAAAACGGTTATCGGCGCCGTTTTGATTGCGTTGGTGGTGTTTGCCAGCTTCGCGGTCGTAGAGTATGGCGCCCTAAATCAGACGGCCAGTGAACGTGACAGCATTCAGGCAAAATATAACCAGCTGCTCGCATGGAGCGCTACCACTGACCGTGCCATAACATTTCTGGAAAATGTTGCACAAATAGACACCTCCAAATATCAGGCTACCCTGCTTAGCCGCACCGTGGAGAGCCGCGCAGATTTAGGCGGAGCCATCGAAGAAATCGTGACTTACGCCTTAACGAGCAGTAACAGCAAGCTTGACGTGGTGTTTCGGTTCCGAAATAATCAGCTTTCACGCTATCAACTCATCACCCTTGAGGGTTCCCCCATCTATGCGCAGGCTCAGCCCCACAGTGTCTTGGAGAAAGCCAAAGACCTGCTCTCCCGACTTGGCGCCTATGAAGACAAAGGCTACCTCGCAAACATGAGCAGTCTCCTCTCATTGGTGGATAATCCGCAAAACATTGAAATCAAAGAAGGCAACCAAAAACTCAGCGCCACCTTCCAAGACAACAACGCCCAAATAACCATAACATACACGCAAAACGACGTGGACTTCTCCCCCAAAAGTCTCAGCTTAACCTATGAGAACGGCGACTTAAAACAAGTAATAGACGGCTGGTTCCTCTTCACCGTCGGTGACACCTCAGTTAAGATTTCAGCTGACCGCGCCGCCGAACTAGCAAAAACTGCCATTGACAACTTCAGTTGGACTGCTGAGGGCAAAACCATCTCGGGTTTTAAGGTGCTCTCTGAGCCGGCTTCGGTGGTTTTTCACCCCAACACCAAAGGTGGCTTAGCGTTATATCCGCAGTGGCTGGTCACCTTCAACTTGGACGGGGTCTATGCGGGTAACGTTGATAGCATCATGGTTGAGGTTTGGGCTGACAGCGGGGAAATCGCTCAGATAACTCCTACCAGTTGA